In Flavobacterium endoglycinae, one DNA window encodes the following:
- a CDS encoding HlyD family secretion protein, with protein MNDKEIFPEEILNNTVESHIIKHNKKTSRLFVITFLALLIAFISLPFIYIDVYTTSRGTIIPQEKKLTLYSPISGKISFFNVEENKKIKKGDTLLIIDHNILKERENLNTIQSSENALYLSDLKNLINHNYSQVQSDQYKRELLKHQQELYNLDIVVKNTQADFDRKEQLYRKEVISKSEFEKAELELNKIKNDRINLIKQTELSWQKEYTQLSQSNKNIYSNQKQLKEEENNYIIIAPIDGELVNMQGFHKGSGVAAGNPIVEISPDKNIIVETYVNPSEIGYLKEGGDAIYQIDAFNSNQWGFAKGRIFEISKDVLIVNNAPYYKIKSNLHNDSLTLKNGAKGNLKKGMSLTSRFFLTKRTAFQLIFDKVEDWFNPYNSKNE; from the coding sequence ATGAACGATAAAGAAATTTTTCCAGAAGAGATTTTAAACAACACTGTTGAAAGTCATATTATTAAACACAATAAAAAAACATCCCGTTTATTTGTGATTACATTTTTAGCTTTATTAATAGCTTTTATTTCGCTTCCTTTTATATATATAGATGTTTACACAACTAGTAGAGGAACTATCATTCCACAGGAAAAGAAACTAACACTTTATTCTCCTATAAGCGGTAAAATATCTTTTTTTAATGTTGAAGAAAATAAGAAAATCAAAAAGGGCGACACCTTACTTATAATAGATCACAACATATTAAAAGAAAGAGAAAATTTAAACACGATTCAGAGTTCAGAAAATGCTCTCTACTTAAGCGATCTAAAGAATCTTATAAATCATAATTACAGTCAGGTTCAGTCAGATCAATATAAAAGAGAACTTTTAAAACACCAGCAGGAATTATACAATCTTGATATAGTGGTTAAAAATACTCAAGCCGATTTTGACCGAAAAGAACAGCTGTATCGAAAAGAAGTTATTTCAAAATCAGAATTCGAAAAGGCAGAACTGGAACTCAACAAAATCAAGAACGACCGAATCAATCTGATCAAACAAACAGAATTGTCCTGGCAGAAAGAATACACACAGCTGAGCCAGTCGAATAAAAACATTTATTCAAATCAGAAACAGCTTAAAGAAGAGGAAAACAATTACATCATAATTGCCCCAATTGATGGAGAACTGGTCAATATGCAAGGTTTTCATAAAGGAAGCGGAGTCGCCGCCGGAAATCCGATAGTAGAAATTTCTCCAGATAAAAACATAATCGTTGAAACGTATGTAAATCCATCAGAAATAGGATATTTAAAAGAAGGCGGAGATGCCATTTATCAAATAGACGCTTTCAATTCCAATCAATGGGGATTTGCAAAAGGAAGAATCTTCGAAATAAGCAAAGATGTTTTAATCGTAAACAATGCTCCTTATTATAAAATAAAAAGCAATCTGCATAATGACAGTTTAACACTAAAAAACGGAGCCAAAGGAAATCTCAAAAAAGGAATGAGTTTAACCAGCCGTTTTTTCCTGACTAAGCGAACTGCATTTCAGTTAATATTTGACAAAGTAGAAGATTGGTTTAATCCTTACAATAGCAAAAATGAGTAA
- a CDS encoding class I lanthipeptide: protein MKNQNPNKLAFNKAAVAELNDKQMHDVDGGTSPLCIGVIIGLTITIASDN, encoded by the coding sequence ATGAAAAATCAGAACCCAAACAAATTAGCTTTCAATAAAGCAGCAGTAGCAGAATTAAACGACAAACAAATGCATGATGTAGACGGTGGAACAAGCCCATTATGTATTGGAGTAATCATCGGTCTTACTATCACAATCGCTTCAGATAACTAG
- a CDS encoding class IIb bacteriocin, lactobin A/cerein 7B family codes for MKNQNPNRLAFNKAAVAELNDKQMHDVDGGTSPLCIGVIIGLTVTIAAK; via the coding sequence ATGAAAAATCAAAACCCAAACAGATTAGCTTTCAACAAAGCGGCAGTAGCAGAATTAAACGACAAACAAATGCACGACGTAGACGGCGGAACAAGCCCGTTATGTATCGGAGTGATCATCGGTCTTACAGTTACAATTGCAGCAAAATAA
- a CDS encoding class I lanthipeptide: protein MKNQNPNKLAFNKAAVAELNDKQMHDVDGGTSPLCIGVIIGLTITIASDN, encoded by the coding sequence ATGAAAAATCAAAACCCAAACAAATTAGCTTTCAACAAAGCAGCAGTAGCAGAATTAAACGATAAACAAATGCACGACGTAGACGGCGGAACAAGCCCTTTATGCATCGGAGTAATCATCGGTCTTACCATCACAATCGCTTCAGATAATTAA
- a CDS encoding class I lanthipeptide: protein MKNQNPNKLAFNKAAVAELNDKQMHDVDGGTSPLCIGVIIGLTITIASDN, encoded by the coding sequence ATGAAAAATCAGAATCCAAACAAATTAGCTTTCAATAAAGCAGCAGTAGCAGAATTAAACGATAAACAAATGCACGACGTAGACGGTGGAACAAGCCCGTTATGTATCGGAGTAATCATCGGTCTTACCATCACAATCGCTTCAGATAATTAA
- a CDS encoding class IIb bacteriocin, lactobin A/cerein 7B family, giving the protein MKNQNPNKLAFNKAAVAELNDKQMHDVDGGTSPLCIGVIIGLTITIYAD; this is encoded by the coding sequence ATGAAAAATCAGAACCCAAACAAATTAGCTTTCAACAAAGCAGCAGTAGCAGAATTAAACGACAAACAAATGCACGACGTAGACGGCGGAACAAGCCCGTTATGTATCGGAGTAATCATCGGTCTTACTATCACAATCTACGCAGACTAA